The Epilithonimonas zeae genome contains a region encoding:
- a CDS encoding ring-cleaving dioxygenase: MENRILGLHHITAIADNAKRNLDFYTQVLGVRLVKKTVNFDDPGTYHFYFGNEEGTPGTILTFFPWEGIGKGTNGSGLATHIGYSVPKGSLEFWKNRFQQFNVNFEEGEIFGEKLISFKDPDGLQLQFIESSRRDDRKVWTTDDIKDENALKGFHNITLTLKKADPTIKVLTDIFGYNLQKEEDERYRFATDAIETANLVDIIENDKIQAGRNAAGTNHHVAFRVKDDKVLMEFREKVLSAGLNITPKIDRDYFYSLYFREPGGVLFEIATDNPGFTVDEPLNELGINLKLPKQHEPLRARIEEVLPKLS; encoded by the coding sequence ATGGAAAATAGAATATTAGGACTGCACCACATTACAGCAATTGCAGACAACGCAAAAAGAAATTTAGATTTTTATACTCAGGTTTTAGGCGTAAGATTGGTAAAGAAAACCGTTAACTTTGACGATCCGGGAACTTATCATTTTTATTTCGGTAACGAGGAAGGAACTCCTGGAACAATTTTAACATTCTTTCCTTGGGAAGGAATTGGTAAGGGAACAAATGGTTCTGGCTTGGCAACACACATCGGTTATTCAGTTCCAAAAGGAAGTTTGGAATTCTGGAAAAACAGATTTCAGCAGTTTAATGTAAACTTTGAAGAAGGCGAAATTTTTGGTGAAAAACTGATTTCATTCAAAGACCCAGACGGACTTCAGCTACAGTTCATCGAATCTTCAAGACGTGATGACAGAAAAGTATGGACAACCGATGATATTAAAGATGAAAATGCTTTGAAAGGTTTTCATAATATCACTTTGACTTTGAAAAAAGCTGATCCGACAATCAAAGTTTTAACCGATATTTTTGGATACAATTTACAAAAAGAGGAAGATGAAAGATATCGTTTTGCAACTGATGCCATCGAAACGGCAAACCTTGTTGACATTATTGAAAACGATAAAATTCAGGCTGGAAGAAATGCAGCAGGAACCAATCATCACGTTGCTTTCCGAGTGAAAGATGATAAAGTTTTAATGGAATTCCGTGAAAAAGTTTTGTCTGCAGGATTGAATATCACGCCGAAAATCGACAGAGATTATTTCTATTCATTGTATTTCCGTGAACCGGGTGGCGTTTTATTTGAAATCGCAACAGATAATCCTGGCTTCACGGTTGATGAACCTTTGAATGAATTAGGAATCAATTTAAAACTTCCAAAACAACACGAACCTTTACGTGCAAGAATCGAAGAGGTATTACCGAAGTTATCATAA
- a CDS encoding alpha/beta hydrolase: MSHTLDIKTGGKSLNEAEKVLIMIHGRGGSAQDILSLSQHLNVEDYALLAPQATNGSWYPLSFIAPVEQNEPWLSSAIETVGKTVKTALDAGIKAENIYFFGFSQGACLTLEFLARNAQRFGGAVAIIGGVIGEKINRENYKGDFAQTPIFLGTSNPDFHVPVERVYATANILKEMNADVTEKVYANFGHSINQEEIKLANSIVFK; this comes from the coding sequence ATGAGTCACACTTTAGATATAAAAACAGGCGGAAAATCATTGAATGAAGCAGAAAAAGTTTTAATAATGATTCACGGCAGAGGCGGAAGCGCTCAGGATATTCTGAGCTTATCCCAACATTTGAATGTAGAAGATTATGCTTTGCTCGCGCCACAGGCAACTAATGGAAGTTGGTATCCGTTATCCTTCATCGCTCCGGTTGAGCAAAATGAACCTTGGTTGTCCTCAGCCATTGAAACTGTTGGAAAAACCGTAAAAACGGCTTTGGATGCAGGCATTAAAGCTGAGAATATTTACTTTTTCGGATTTTCTCAAGGTGCGTGTTTGACTTTGGAATTTTTAGCGAGAAATGCTCAAAGATTTGGTGGAGCAGTGGCCATTATCGGTGGTGTGATTGGTGAAAAAATCAATCGTGAAAATTACAAAGGTGATTTCGCACAGACTCCGATTTTCCTGGGAACAAGCAATCCGGATTTCCACGTTCCTGTTGAAAGAGTCTATGCGACAGCCAATATTTTAAAGGAAATGAATGCTGATGTTACGGAAAAAGTTTATGCCAATTTCGGACATTCAATCAATCAGGAAGAAATTAAATTGGCGAATTCAATTGTTTTTAAATAA
- a CDS encoding GNAT family N-acetyltransferase, whose amino-acid sequence MNFTIKKANLENLDAAAELFNLYRILQLYKLYHYVKLAKQWLLSDLFVHPDYRGKGFSVAFIERAKQWCDETEACGLMLETEKTNDIGNKLYPRCGFEYDGLHNYYYWWK is encoded by the coding sequence ATGAATTTTACAATTAAAAAAGCAAATCTCGAAAATTTGGATGCAGCTGCAGAACTCTTCAATCTTTATCGGATTTTACAGTTATACAAATTGTACCATTATGTTAAGCTAGCAAAACAGTGGCTTTTGAGTGATCTGTTTGTACATCCTGATTACAGAGGAAAAGGATTCTCAGTGGCTTTTATAGAACGTGCTAAACAATGGTGTGATGAAACAGAAGCTTGTGGATTAATGCTTGAAACCGAAAAAACAAACGATATAGGAAATAAACTATATCCTCGTTGTGGATTTGAATATGATGGGTTACACAACTATTATTACTGGTGGAAATAA
- a CDS encoding cupin domain-containing protein, producing MKITRIFSDENGESHFEDIEIPLINQGEIGFLSEDINVKKLQFRKVSADYDYDFHHAPQKQYIVLLDGGVEIKTSLGEIRQFQTGEILLVEDISGKGHKTKNLKKKMRTSLFIHL from the coding sequence ATGAAAATCACAAGAATATTCAGCGATGAAAACGGCGAATCTCACTTCGAAGACATCGAAATTCCGTTAATCAATCAAGGTGAAATCGGATTTTTGTCAGAAGATATTAATGTTAAGAAACTTCAATTCAGAAAGGTTTCTGCTGATTATGATTACGATTTTCATCACGCTCCGCAAAAGCAATATATTGTTTTGTTGGATGGCGGTGTTGAGATTAAAACTTCGCTTGGTGAAATCAGACAATTTCAAACCGGAGAAATTCTTTTGGTTGAAGATATTTCTGGAAAAGGTCACAAAACCAAGAACCTCAAAAAGAAAATGCGAACATCATTGTTCATCCATTTATAA
- a CDS encoding GNAT family N-acetyltransferase, whose protein sequence is MERTEVILGNVRGEIQLFSDDKKAGKMDISVIKDKLTVYHTEVDEEYAGKGFAKLLLNQLVSYARENDLKIVPLCPYVHAQFKRNPEEYNDVWFKEEA, encoded by the coding sequence ATGGAAAGAACAGAAGTAATTTTAGGAAATGTGAGAGGCGAAATTCAGCTTTTCTCAGACGATAAAAAAGCAGGGAAAATGGATATTTCGGTCATCAAAGATAAATTAACGGTTTATCATACAGAAGTTGATGAAGAATATGCCGGAAAAGGTTTTGCCAAATTATTATTAAATCAATTGGTTTCTTACGCCAGAGAAAACGATTTAAAAATTGTACCGCTGTGTCCGTATGTTCACGCACAATTCAAACGCAATCCCGAAGAATACAATGATGTTTGGTTTAAAGAAGAAGCATAA
- a CDS encoding LytR/AlgR family response regulator transcription factor: protein MKALIVDDNDIARTTLAHLAKQIPNLTIVSEYSNAIEAYNHLQNNQVDLIFLDIEMPEMTGIELTKNLSGKDIIIIFTSSNKDYALEAFELNIADYILKPVMPARFLQAVSKAQAILESRKEDVEVTKDEFLFVRDSNITRRLKLDDIFYAEAMGDYVKFYTREKMFAIHGKMKTAEERLPKDDFIRVHRSYIVSVGKIDTLQDGGIMINGKFIPVADAYRKALNTRMNVF, encoded by the coding sequence ATGAAAGCCCTGATTGTTGATGACAACGATATCGCAAGAACCACACTCGCACACTTGGCAAAGCAGATTCCCAATCTTACAATTGTCAGTGAATATTCCAACGCGATTGAAGCTTACAATCATTTGCAGAACAATCAGGTAGATTTGATATTTTTGGATATCGAAATGCCGGAAATGACCGGAATCGAACTCACTAAAAACCTTTCTGGGAAAGACATTATCATTATTTTCACCTCATCCAATAAAGATTACGCACTTGAAGCTTTCGAACTGAATATCGCAGATTACATCCTGAAACCCGTGATGCCTGCGAGATTTTTACAGGCAGTCAGCAAAGCTCAGGCAATTCTCGAAAGCAGAAAAGAAGATGTGGAAGTCACCAAAGATGAATTCCTATTCGTGAGAGATTCTAATATCACAAGGCGTTTGAAGCTCGATGATATTTTTTATGCGGAAGCAATGGGCGATTATGTAAAATTCTACACAAGAGAAAAAATGTTCGCCATCCACGGCAAGATGAAAACGGCCGAAGAACGTTTGCCAAAAGATGATTTTATCCGTGTTCATAGGTCTTATATTGTTTCTGTTGGCAAGATAGACACGCTTCAGGACGGCGGAATTATGATCAACGGAAAATTCATTCCCGTTGCAGATGCATACCGAAAAGCGCTTAATACAAGAATGAATGTCTTTTAA
- a CDS encoding Crp/Fnr family transcriptional regulator yields the protein MFENIIKNVTRFISLSSEEEKIFTDLLVCETIPKKTILLREGEVCQFEGFIHKGCLRAYYLDDNGFEVTILFAIEDWWISDIASFQEQKPSNLYIETIEDSEIFMLNPTTKEKLLQEIPKFERVFRMLVQRNLFTLQNRLVNTISKSASDRYLEFIKVYPTIPQRVAQYYIASYLGVSKEFVSTIRKRLANKGK from the coding sequence ATGTTTGAAAATATCATCAAGAACGTTACGCGTTTTATCAGCCTGAGCAGCGAAGAAGAGAAAATATTCACCGATTTATTGGTTTGTGAAACCATTCCCAAGAAAACAATTTTGTTGCGGGAAGGTGAAGTTTGCCAATTTGAAGGCTTCATTCACAAAGGCTGTCTGAGGGCTTACTACCTTGATGATAATGGTTTTGAGGTCACGATTTTGTTTGCCATCGAAGATTGGTGGATTAGTGATATAGCGTCTTTTCAGGAACAGAAACCTTCGAATTTGTATATTGAAACGATTGAAGATTCAGAGATTTTTATGCTGAACCCGACCACCAAAGAAAAGCTGTTGCAGGAAATCCCGAAATTCGAAAGGGTTTTCAGAATGTTGGTTCAGCGAAATCTGTTTACCCTTCAAAACCGTCTGGTGAATACCATTTCCAAAAGCGCATCAGACCGATATCTGGAATTTATAAAAGTATATCCTACGATTCCACAGCGCGTTGCGCAATATTACATCGCTTCTTATCTCGGAGTTTCAAAGGAATTTGTGAGTACAATCCGAAAACGCCTTGCGAATAAAGGAAAATAA
- a CDS encoding pirin family protein — MNKQLTDMDRKDFLKKGLLGTGMFVATASLGNTMKNEIDEIEPLEPIGYNHLPNTDSKIKDNSVIHKADSRGKADHGWLVSNHTFSFANYHNPERMHFGVLRVLNDDKVEAGRGFGTHPHDNMEIISIPLEGDLEHKDSMGNSAIIKSGDIQVMSAGTGIMHSEFNKNNDSLVKFLQIWVYPNKRNVTPRYDQITLEKSKGQNQFQQILSPNADDEGVWIHQDAWFHLGNFENNVEINYKIRKKGNGVYAFILKGSAEIEGQKVETRDGFGVWDISDLKIKSTSENTEILLMEVPMMM; from the coding sequence ATGAATAAACAACTAACAGATATGGACAGAAAAGATTTTTTAAAGAAAGGATTACTCGGAACAGGAATGTTTGTAGCAACTGCTTCATTGGGAAATACAATGAAAAATGAGATTGACGAAATCGAGCCACTGGAACCGATTGGATACAATCATTTACCAAACACCGATTCAAAAATTAAAGACAATTCTGTGATTCACAAAGCGGATTCCAGAGGGAAAGCCGACCACGGCTGGTTGGTCAGCAATCATACGTTTAGTTTTGCGAATTATCATAATCCGGAGAGAATGCATTTTGGTGTTCTCAGAGTTTTGAATGACGATAAAGTAGAGGCGGGAAGAGGTTTCGGAACGCATCCGCACGACAATATGGAAATCATCAGCATTCCGTTGGAAGGAGATTTGGAGCACAAAGACAGTATGGGAAATTCGGCGATTATTAAGAGTGGAGACATTCAGGTGATGAGTGCAGGAACCGGAATTATGCACAGCGAATTCAATAAAAATAATGACAGTTTGGTGAAGTTTCTACAAATTTGGGTGTATCCAAACAAAAGAAATGTGACTCCACGATATGACCAGATTACTTTAGAAAAATCAAAAGGGCAGAATCAATTCCAGCAGATTCTTTCTCCGAATGCGGATGACGAAGGTGTTTGGATTCATCAGGATGCGTGGTTTCACTTAGGAAACTTCGAAAATAATGTTGAAATCAACTATAAAATCAGGAAAAAAGGGAACGGTGTATATGCTTTTATTTTAAAAGGAAGCGCAGAAATCGAAGGACAGAAAGTGGAAACGAGAGATGGTTTTGGAGTTTGGGATATTTCAGATTTGAAGATCAAATCGACTTCAGAAAATACGGAGATTTTGTTGATGGAAGTTCCGATGATGATGTAA
- a CDS encoding Dps family protein, producing the protein MKTNIGLTEQNTEAVAEQLAKLLADETVLYIKTRNAHWNVTGDNFHANHIFFEEQYKQLDELIDSVAERLRKIGHYAPATMKAYLELTHLTEYSDRTNDGLGYMKDLLKDHESIIDFLRGNVTPFAEKYKDYGSSDFITSLIETHEEMAWMIRSYFR; encoded by the coding sequence ATGAAAACAAACATCGGACTTACAGAGCAAAACACAGAAGCTGTTGCAGAACAATTGGCAAAACTTTTAGCTGACGAAACTGTACTTTACATCAAAACCAGAAATGCACACTGGAACGTCACCGGCGACAACTTCCACGCCAACCATATTTTCTTCGAAGAACAGTACAAACAGTTGGACGAATTGATTGACAGCGTTGCAGAACGTCTAAGAAAAATCGGTCATTACGCACCTGCAACTATGAAAGCTTATTTAGAATTGACGCATCTCACAGAATACAGCGACAGAACCAATGACGGTTTGGGTTATATGAAAGATTTATTAAAAGACCACGAAAGCATCATCGATTTTCTAAGAGGAAATGTGACGCCTTTTGCCGAAAAATACAAAGATTACGGTTCCAGCGACTTCATCACAAGCCTGATAGAAACACACGAAGAAATGGCCTGGATGATTCGTTCTTACTTCAGATAA
- a CDS encoding VOC family protein, with the protein MSLITGLHHVTAITGDAQENIDFYTGVLGLRLIKKTVNFDNSEVYHFYFGDEFGTPGTIITTFPYGKGLANGRHGKGMLNTTAFSISMAAFDYWLERLDKFNIPYKQSQQRFSGEVFIYLEDFDGLGLELVFNEKDDRKGYDNGLIPRDFAIKGFHHVEIWVDAYERTAALLTTQMDHQLIAESSDRFRFGTEDKPGKYVDLLCAPNSLKGLAGRGTVHHVAFATPDAQSQLEMIERLNQFGLQHTEVKDRKYFTSIYFKEPGGVLFEIATSGSGFDIDEELASLGEDLMLPEQFEENRGHLIDILPKINYPTEKFR; encoded by the coding sequence ATGTCACTTATCACAGGACTTCACCACGTCACCGCTATCACAGGCGATGCACAGGAAAATATAGATTTTTACACCGGAGTTTTGGGACTTCGATTAATTAAGAAAACCGTCAATTTCGATAATTCTGAAGTATATCATTTTTATTTCGGGGACGAATTCGGAACACCTGGAACGATTATAACGACTTTTCCTTACGGAAAAGGTTTGGCAAACGGAAGACACGGCAAAGGAATGCTTAACACAACGGCTTTTTCCATTTCGATGGCGGCTTTTGATTACTGGCTGGAACGTCTGGATAAATTTAATATTCCTTACAAACAGTCACAGCAAAGGTTTTCAGGTGAAGTCTTTATTTATCTGGAAGATTTTGACGGACTAGGTTTGGAGTTGGTTTTCAATGAAAAAGATGACAGAAAAGGGTATGATAACGGATTGATTCCGCGGGATTTTGCCATCAAAGGTTTTCATCACGTCGAGATTTGGGTTGATGCTTATGAAAGAACTGCTGCGCTTTTGACTACTCAAATGGACCATCAATTAATTGCTGAAAGCTCTGACAGATTCAGATTTGGAACGGAAGATAAACCCGGAAAATATGTCGATTTGCTTTGCGCTCCCAATTCTCTTAAAGGTTTGGCAGGAAGAGGAACGGTTCATCACGTTGCTTTTGCGACTCCCGATGCGCAGTCACAATTGGAGATGATTGAAAGACTGAATCAATTCGGTTTGCAGCATACGGAAGTTAAAGATAGAAAATATTTTACTTCCATTTATTTCAAAGAGCCGGGTGGTGTTTTGTTTGAAATCGCCACTTCAGGATCTGGCTTTGACATTGATGAAGAATTGGCTTCTCTTGGTGAAGATTTGATGCTGCCGGAACAGTTTGAAGAAAACAGAGGACACTTAATTGATATTCTTCCAAAAATTAATTATCCTACAGAAAAATTTAGATAA